One stretch of Amycolatopsis sp. NBC_00345 DNA includes these proteins:
- a CDS encoding TetR/AcrR family transcriptional regulator codes for MSTEPAPRWRRLEPDERREQIYACAARLFGERPYSAVSTSDIAAAAGVARGLINHYFGTKRELYLEIVRRALTVPRLAVEILPEGPLEVRAEAAIDWFLDMVRAQEKTWLAAIAPEGIGRDPEVDRLLEDADRVSADRVLEAVGLSPESAHGEQLNAAVRAFGGMVKAAGREWLVRGSLDRTQVHTLLSKSLVTLVGQVFPLIQNSPRPAGADHAEA; via the coding sequence ATGAGCACCGAGCCGGCGCCGAGATGGCGGAGACTGGAACCGGACGAGCGCAGGGAGCAGATCTACGCGTGCGCGGCGCGGCTGTTCGGCGAACGACCGTACTCGGCTGTGTCCACTTCGGACATAGCCGCGGCGGCCGGGGTGGCCAGGGGGCTGATCAACCACTATTTCGGCACGAAACGCGAGCTGTACCTGGAAATCGTGCGGCGCGCGCTCACCGTGCCGCGGCTGGCGGTGGAGATCCTGCCCGAGGGCCCGCTCGAGGTGCGCGCCGAAGCGGCCATCGACTGGTTCCTCGACATGGTGCGCGCGCAGGAGAAAACCTGGCTCGCGGCGATCGCCCCCGAGGGCATCGGGCGTGACCCCGAGGTGGACCGGCTCCTCGAGGATGCCGACCGCGTGTCGGCCGATCGCGTGCTCGAAGCGGTGGGCCTCTCCCCGGAGAGCGCGCACGGCGAGCAGCTGAACGCGGCCGTACGCGCGTTCGGCGGCATGGTGAAGGCGGCCGGGCGCGAGTGGCTGGTGCGCGGCTCACTGGACCGGACGCAGGTGCACACGCTGCTGAGCAAGTCGCTCGTCACGCTCGTGGGGCAGGTCTTCCCGCTGATCCAGAACTCGCCGCG
- a CDS encoding carbon-nitrogen hydrolase family protein, with product MIIAVHQGPYDELPDAVAEASARGAGLVVTAEMITTGYAIGAATHERAEPSDGPFAREIGALAAKHGVAIAYGYPERDGGRVYNSVQLVDAGGARLANYRKTHLFGDLDRAWFTPGAEAVVQADLGGLRVGLLICYDVEFPELVRAHALAGTQLLLVPTALMRPYELVAETLVPARAYESQLYVAYANRCDSEGELTYCGLSSIVAPTGTVLAKAGDGPALISADVDAGALEASRAENTHLADRRPELYRSLTEGPSA from the coding sequence GTGATCATCGCCGTCCACCAAGGCCCCTACGACGAGCTGCCCGACGCCGTGGCGGAGGCGTCCGCGCGGGGCGCCGGGCTCGTCGTGACCGCCGAGATGATCACCACCGGCTACGCCATCGGCGCCGCCACGCACGAGCGCGCCGAGCCGTCCGACGGCCCGTTCGCTCGCGAAATCGGGGCGCTGGCGGCAAAACACGGCGTCGCGATCGCGTACGGCTACCCCGAGCGCGACGGCGGCCGGGTGTACAACAGCGTGCAGCTCGTGGACGCGGGCGGCGCCCGGCTCGCGAACTACCGCAAGACGCACCTGTTCGGCGACCTCGACCGCGCCTGGTTCACGCCGGGGGCCGAGGCCGTGGTGCAGGCCGATCTCGGCGGGCTCCGGGTCGGGCTGCTGATCTGCTACGACGTGGAGTTCCCCGAGCTGGTCCGCGCGCACGCGCTGGCCGGCACGCAGTTGCTGCTCGTTCCGACCGCGTTGATGCGCCCGTACGAGCTGGTTGCCGAAACGCTCGTCCCGGCGCGCGCGTACGAAAGCCAGCTGTACGTCGCGTACGCGAACCGCTGCGACAGCGAGGGCGAGCTGACTTACTGCGGGCTCTCCAGCATCGTCGCGCCCACCGGCACGGTGCTGGCGAAGGCGGGTGACGGTCCGGCGCTGATCAGCGCCGACGTCGACGCCGGCGCGCTCGAAGCTTCCCGCGCCGAGAACACCCACCTGGCCGACCGCAGGCCGGAGCTGTACCGATCACTGACCGAAGGACCCAGCGCATGA
- a CDS encoding flavin monoamine oxidase family protein, with product MTSAVPTAIPTEEPPGRPITMFGPDFPFAYDDYLEHPAGLGTVPAERHGTEVAVIGGGLSGVVTAYELMKLGLRPVVYEVDELGGRLRTHHFPGLPDDVVAEMGAMRFPPASTSLFHYIDKVGLETTPFPNPLAPGTPSTVVDLKGQSHYARTPDELPAVFGDVAKAWQRTLDEHASFAEMQTAIRDRDVKTVKRIWNELVPKLDHQTFYGFLCDSPAFASFRHREIFGQVGFGTGGWDTDFPNSILEILRVVYTGADDEHRSIVGGSRQLPLRLWEHAPEQLAHWPAGTNLASLHEGGRPRPGVTRLHRTAPNNITVTDASGHIRTFGAAVFTAQSWMLLSKIECDEALFPIDHWTAIERTHYMESSKVFVPVDRPFWLDPDPVTGRDTMSMTLTDRMPRGTYLLGDDPDSPAVICLSYTWADDSSKWLPLNVSERVEVMLQSLREIYPGVDVRRHIVGDPVTVSWEAEPHFMGAFKANLPGHYRYQHRLFTHFVQDRLEDRFRGLFLAGDDVSWTAGWAEGAVQTALNAVWGVLRHFGGETAPANPGPGDLFDDLAPIALPD from the coding sequence ATGACTTCCGCCGTCCCGACCGCGATCCCCACGGAAGAGCCGCCCGGACGGCCGATCACGATGTTCGGCCCGGACTTCCCGTTCGCCTACGACGATTACCTGGAGCATCCCGCCGGTCTCGGCACGGTGCCGGCCGAGCGGCACGGCACGGAGGTGGCCGTGATCGGCGGCGGGCTTTCCGGCGTCGTCACCGCGTACGAGCTGATGAAACTCGGGCTGCGGCCGGTGGTCTACGAGGTCGACGAGCTCGGCGGCCGGCTGCGCACGCACCACTTCCCCGGCCTGCCCGACGACGTGGTGGCGGAGATGGGCGCGATGCGGTTCCCGCCCGCGTCGACCTCGCTGTTCCACTACATCGACAAGGTCGGGCTGGAGACCACGCCGTTCCCGAACCCGCTCGCGCCCGGCACCCCGAGCACGGTCGTCGACCTCAAGGGGCAGAGCCACTACGCGCGCACGCCCGACGAGCTGCCCGCCGTGTTCGGCGACGTGGCGAAGGCGTGGCAGCGGACCCTCGACGAGCACGCGTCGTTCGCCGAGATGCAGACCGCGATCCGCGACCGCGACGTCAAGACCGTCAAGCGGATCTGGAACGAGCTGGTGCCGAAGCTCGACCACCAGACCTTCTACGGGTTCCTGTGCGATTCGCCGGCGTTCGCCTCGTTCCGCCACCGCGAGATCTTCGGCCAGGTCGGCTTCGGCACGGGCGGCTGGGACACCGATTTCCCGAACTCGATCCTGGAGATCCTGCGCGTCGTCTACACCGGCGCGGACGACGAGCACCGGTCCATCGTCGGCGGCAGCAGGCAGCTCCCGCTGCGGCTGTGGGAGCACGCGCCGGAGCAGCTCGCGCACTGGCCCGCGGGCACGAATCTGGCCTCGCTGCACGAAGGCGGCCGGCCGCGCCCCGGCGTCACGCGGCTGCACCGCACGGCGCCGAACAACATCACGGTGACCGACGCGTCCGGCCACATCCGCACGTTCGGCGCCGCCGTGTTCACCGCGCAGAGCTGGATGCTGCTGTCGAAGATCGAGTGCGACGAGGCGCTGTTCCCGATCGACCACTGGACGGCGATCGAGCGCACGCACTACATGGAGTCGTCGAAGGTGTTCGTCCCGGTGGACCGGCCGTTCTGGCTGGACCCCGACCCGGTCACCGGGCGTGACACGATGAGCATGACGCTCACCGACCGGATGCCGCGCGGCACGTACCTGCTCGGCGACGACCCGGACTCCCCCGCGGTGATCTGCCTTTCCTACACCTGGGCCGACGACTCGTCGAAATGGCTGCCGCTGAACGTGTCGGAACGGGTCGAGGTGATGCTGCAGTCGCTGCGGGAGATCTATCCGGGCGTCGACGTGCGGCGCCACATCGTGGGCGACCCGGTGACCGTTTCCTGGGAGGCGGAGCCGCATTTCATGGGCGCGTTCAAGGCGAACCTGCCCGGGCACTACCGCTACCAGCACCGGCTGTTCACGCATTTCGTCCAGGACCGGCTCGAAGATCGTTTCCGCGGGCTGTTTCTCGCCGGCGACGACGTTTCGTGGACGGCGGGCTGGGCCGAGGGCGCGGTGCAGACCGCGCTGAACGCGGTGTGGGGGGTGCTGCGGCACTTCGGCGGCGAAACCGCGCCCGCGAACCCGGGACCGGGGGATCTGTTCGACGACCTCGCGCCGATCGCCCTGCCCGACTGA